A portion of the Novosphingobium sp. KA1 genome contains these proteins:
- a CDS encoding phage tail assembly protein — translation MTKTNPAPAPATPVFRTVTLDTPIVRPTGDIATIQLRKPRSGELRSLSLVDLGQLKVDALIKLIPRISVPTLSEPEVANMETADLLACGAEIGGFLLQKSQRTDALDR, via the coding sequence ATGACCAAGACCAATCCCGCTCCCGCGCCTGCCACGCCCGTGTTCCGCACCGTCACCCTCGACACGCCGATTGTGCGCCCCACGGGTGACATCGCCACCATCCAGCTGCGCAAGCCCCGCTCGGGCGAACTGCGCAGCCTCTCGCTGGTCGATCTCGGGCAGCTGAAGGTGGACGCGCTGATCAAGCTGATCCCGCGCATTTCCGTGCCCACCCTGTCCGAGCCCGAAGTGGCGAACATGGAAACGGCGGACCTGCTCGCCTGCGGCGCGGAGATCGGCGGTTTTTTGCTGCAGAAGTCGCAGCGCACGGATGCCCTCGATCGGTAG
- a CDS encoding phage major tail tube protein, protein MGMPRVLKDKMLFNEGLAYLGECKSLTLPVLTRKMEDWKVGGGTLKMDMGQEAMSMTHTYGGPMRDILRQYGVTTVDGTYLRFAGNYQQEDTASLDTIEVIVRGRHSEIDMGDAEDGEAGEFKVVTEVAYYKLVWNGRTEIEIDPLNMIFVVDGVDLMAARRAAIGLF, encoded by the coding sequence ATGGGTATGCCCCGCGTCCTCAAGGACAAGATGCTGTTTAACGAAGGCCTCGCCTACCTTGGCGAGTGCAAGTCGCTCACCCTGCCCGTTCTCACCCGCAAGATGGAGGACTGGAAGGTCGGCGGCGGCACGCTGAAAATGGACATGGGCCAGGAAGCCATGTCGATGACCCACACTTACGGCGGCCCGATGCGCGATATCCTGCGCCAGTACGGCGTCACCACGGTGGACGGCACCTATCTGCGCTTCGCCGGCAACTACCAGCAGGAAGACACCGCCAGCCTGGACACGATCGAGGTGATCGTGCGCGGCCGCCATTCGGAAATCGACATGGGCGATGCCGAAGATGGCGAGGCCGGTGAATTCAAGGTCGTGACCGAGGTCGCTTACTACAAGCTGGTCTGGAACGGCCGCACCGAAATCGAGATCGACCCGCTCAACATGATCTTCGTGGTCGACGGCGTGGACCTCATGGCCGCGCGCCGCGCCGCCATCGGGCTGTTCTGA